One window of uncultured Fibrobacter sp. genomic DNA carries:
- the floA gene encoding flotillin-like protein FloA (flotillin-like protein involved in membrane lipid rafts), producing the protein MDTLLIIGIIVAAIAVIILLAFIGKFFSLWLQALFSKANVSIFQLIGMRLRKVPPQVIVEARILSCKAGLPVDTNLLEAHYLSRGNVLRVIQALIAANKANIKLDFKEAAAIDLAGRNVLEAVQMSVNPKVIETPKVSAVALDGIQLHAVTRITVRASIQKLVGGAGEDTVVARVGEGIVSSIGSAKSHKDVLENPNMISKKVLASGLDAGTAFEILSIDIADVDVGQNIGAILETDRAEADKKIAQAKAEERRAMAYAAEQEMKAKVMEMKAKLVEAEAQIPMAMASALRDGKLGVMDYYNLKNIEADTQMRKEIGAAPETK; encoded by the coding sequence ATGGACACTCTTTTAATAATCGGAATCATTGTTGCGGCGATTGCCGTTATCATTTTGCTCGCCTTTATTGGCAAGTTCTTCAGCCTCTGGCTGCAGGCCTTGTTCTCCAAGGCAAACGTGAGCATTTTCCAGCTCATCGGTATGCGCCTGCGTAAGGTTCCGCCGCAGGTGATTGTGGAAGCCCGCATTCTTAGCTGCAAGGCAGGCCTTCCCGTAGACACCAACCTGCTCGAAGCCCACTATCTTTCCCGCGGTAACGTGCTCCGCGTGATTCAGGCTTTGATTGCCGCCAACAAGGCAAACATCAAGCTCGACTTCAAGGAAGCCGCCGCTATTGACCTCGCCGGCCGTAACGTGCTCGAAGCTGTGCAGATGTCCGTGAACCCGAAGGTGATTGAAACGCCGAAGGTTTCCGCTGTGGCACTCGACGGTATTCAGCTGCATGCCGTGACCCGCATTACCGTGCGCGCCAGCATCCAAAAACTTGTGGGTGGCGCTGGCGAAGACACCGTGGTCGCCCGCGTGGGCGAAGGCATCGTTTCTTCTATCGGTTCTGCCAAGAGCCACAAGGACGTGCTCGAAAACCCGAACATGATTTCCAAGAAGGTGCTCGCCTCTGGCCTTGACGCCGGTACCGCATTCGAAATTCTTTCGATTGATATCGCCGACGTGGACGTGGGTCAGAACATTGGTGCCATCCTCGAAACCGACCGTGCCGAAGCCGACAAGAAGATTGCTCAGGCCAAGGCAGAAGAACGCCGCGCCATGGCATACGCCGCCGAACAGGAAATGAAGGCCAAGGTCATGGAAATGAAGGCCAAGCTCGTGGAAGCCGAAGCCCAGATTCCGATGGCTATGGCATCTGCCCTTCGCGACGGCAAGCTCGGCGTGATGGACTATTACAACCTGAAAAACATAGAAGCCGACACGCAGATGCGCAAGGAAATCGGAGCTGCCCCGGAGACTAAGTAG